The following coding sequences are from one Triticum dicoccoides isolate Atlit2015 ecotype Zavitan chromosome 4A, WEW_v2.0, whole genome shotgun sequence window:
- the LOC119288877 gene encoding uncharacterized protein LOC119288877, whose amino-acid sequence MHTWIRPNHPAAVVAGHQDGVGNHQPILRPQQRRVPRTDAAATARVTRRVGVVATGVVNAALGAGPAVAGWAATLDWVVSNCPVIDGDEMVRRPTWPFTCKDPMNLVYATKVPALMT is encoded by the exons ATGCACACATGGATCCGGCCTAACCATCCTGCAGCTGTGGTGGCGGGCCACCAGGACGGCGTCGGGAACCACCAACCCATCTTGAGACCTCAACAACGGCGGGTTCCAAGAACCGATGCTGCAGCAACCGCGCGCGTCACAAGGAGGGTGGGTGTGGTTGCTACCGGAGTAGTGAATGCTGCGCTTGGCGCTGGACCAGCAGTGGCTGGGTGGGCCGCGACGCTTGATTGGGTCGTTTCCAACTGCCCCGTCATCGATGGCGACGAGATGGTGCGCCGACCAACATGGCCATTCACGTGCAAGGACCCCATGAATCTCGTGTACGCGACCAAG GTGCCAGCGTTGATGACATAA